From Portunus trituberculatus isolate SZX2019 chromosome 37, ASM1759143v1, whole genome shotgun sequence, one genomic window encodes:
- the LOC123514170 gene encoding uncharacterized protein DDB_G0271670-like has product MWSSSSSSSSSSSSSSSSSSSSSSSSSSSSSSSSSSSSSSSSSSSSSSSSSSSSSSSSSSSSSSSSSSSSSSSSSSSSSSSSSSSSSSSSSSSSSSSSSSSSSSSSSSSSSSSSSSSSSSSSSSSSSSSSSSSSSSSSSSSSSSSSSSSSSSSSSSSSSSSSSSSSSSSSSSSSSNSSSSSSSSSSSSSSSSSSSSSSSGSSSS; this is encoded by the exons atgtggtcttcttcttcttcttcttcttcttcttcttcttcttcttcttcttcttcttcttcttcttcttcttcttcttcttcttcttcttcttcttcttcttcttcttcttcttcttcttcttcttcttcttcttcttcttcttcttcttcttcttcttcttcttcttcttcttcttcttcttcttcttcttcttcttcttcttcttcttcttcttcttcttcttcttcttcttcttcttcttcttcttcttcttcttcttcttcttcttcttcttcttcttcttcttcttcttcttcttcttcttcttcttcttcttcttcttcttcttcttcttcttcttcttcttcttcttcttcttcttcttcttcttcttcttcttcttcttcttcttcttcttcttcttcttcttcttcttcttcttcttcttcttcttcttcttcttcttcttcttcttcttcttcttcttcttcttcttcttcttcttcttcttcttcttc tagtagtagtagtagtagtagtagtaatagtagtagtagtagtagtagtagtagtagtagtagtagtagtagtagtagtagtagtagtagtagtagtggtagcagtagctcATAG